Part of the Fibrobacter sp. UWEL genome, TCGCTTTCAAAGACGCTCATATTTACCGGGAAAACGCACTCCAGTCGACCTTGTTGTAAATCCGAGATTGCATCGCCCAAGGCCTTATAGGGAACCGCCTCAAAGCGAATATCCGCTCCATAGAAGCGACGTTCCATCACCTTCAAAAATTCCCCAAGAACACCCTTTACCTTCCCCGTCAGGGAATCCGTCCCCGCATAGGGCATAAAGTCATCTCGGTAGCCCACCCGAATCACGCCATGACGTCCAAGCCAGTCCCTTTCCAGATCGTTAAGGAATGCCAAGGAAGAAGCGTTATTGAAATAAAGTTCGTATAGAGACTGCTGGTAGTTATGATTTTCCTCGTTAATCAAATCCATGGCAGAATCGAGACTGTTGAGCAAGTCGGGTCTATCCTTGTTCACCACAAAGTAGCACTTGGAATAGCCCACCTTCTTCACGGGAAGCACGTTATAGAGACGTCCCAGAGATTCCAGTCCCACAAACACGTCATATACGCCATCATTCAACTTCTGGGCGTTTTCGGATTCCGTGTCCGTGGATTCCACCAGCTTATATTCAAGATGGTTCTTCTTGGCCCAGCTCTCCACAATCTTTTTCTGGACAGAGCCTTTATTGACGCCAAAGACAGTTCCTCTGGAAGAGAAAATATTATCCGGAGTCACAAACTTGCTATCGGCGCGGACAAAAGCGTAGTAGTCCTCTTCCCCCATGGACTGTGCGGAAAAAAGCATTTTGTCGGAGCGTTCCACCGTATAGGAAACATCCGAAAGAAGGTCAATTTCGCCTTTTTCCAGCATTTCTAGAAGGTTCGGCCAGGAATCTTCCACATAATCATAAGTCCAGCCCGTGTACGCCGCAATCTTCTGCTGGTATTCATAGCCATAACCAGAACGACGGTCATAGGCGTCCTTTAAATTATAAGGACCTTCGAACCAGCCTACGCGAACGACTTTATTACTGTCTACCGCACCAAATGCGGAAGCCACCAACAAAAAAACACATAAAAAATGGTACAAACACTTCATTTGTACCATAAATATATGCAAACAATTCAGAATGTGTATGCCAGTGTTTTTTAATTATCCCGGTTTACACCATAGAATTTAATATCGTCAATCCAGATATCCGCATCATAATAGGCTGGAACAGCAATATTGGTCACATGATTGATGACGCCATCCCAGCCCACGTTACCGTAGGTGCTATCCCCTTCCATAAAGTCGGAAGCACGTATCACAACTCGCTCCCACTCGTCGCTTCCGTTCAAAGTATCCAGGAAAACGGCCTTACCGGCATTTCCGCTAATGATGGATTCCAGATTGAAGGAGTAGGAGCCGGTACCGCGAACGTAGTATTCAATGGAGTCAATGGCACTAAAATCGCAGGGATTGGAGCTGGAGCACATCCACACGCCCATGAAGGACCAATGCCCCGTCTTTGCGGAAGTGGTCCAGTGGAAAGCCTTACCTTCGCGGCCAGCGCCTGCATCCACAATCGCCAAGGCAGCGCTATCCTCTACGGGCGACATGGTCACGGTAGTATCCGTAGGCTTCAGATACACAGAGCCCAAGCCGTCTTCAAAATCCAGAACGTTGAGGTAACCTAAAGCAGAGGAGCTTGATTCCGGCTCCTTTATGCTAGAAGAGCTAGCCGGCTGCTCGGACTTTACCGTTACCACCTCTACAGTTTCAGAATCGGCCACCAATAGCTGGACGCGATAATCCGCAGGAGCCAAGCCCTCGATGGCATAATTACCATCGCTGTCGGTTTGCACCACACGGTCTGTACCGTAGATGCGAACCCAGGCGAATTTTTCTCCAGCGGGAAGATCGATCTTACCGGACATCATCCCCAGGCGATTGAGGGTCAGTTCCGCAGAGTCTCCCTTCTGGATACTTTCAGCAAGAATTTCCACAAAGGCGCCACGATTACCATTCAAGACCTCCAGAGTCAAGGAATCTTCGAACAGTTCATCAATATGGATATAACCCGCAGAGTCCGAGGTAAACGTCTTGGCCACAAGCGCTGCAGTCTGGCGATCCGCTTTCTTCAAGGCGCCAAAGTCGGGCAAGTAGCCCGCCACACGCAAAACTGCGGAAGCATTCGATACAGGAGCGCCTCCCTCGTCCACCACCTGGATGACGTAGGCGTTTTCCGTCTCCACAGTGCTGACGCCCGCCGTCTCAGTTTCCGAGCAGGCGGTAAGCCCTATGGCAAAAGCTGCGGTCAACAGCCCTAACCGTTTTAATACCATGCCACACCTCATTTCTTTTTTCCACCTTCTGCGACAGCCTTTCCAGTGACCTTGCCCACTTCAAGATTAGCCTTTCCAGCGGTCTTTTTTTCAATCCTTGCGGTATCCGCCACTGGGAACAAAGAAAACAGGAACTGCATCACCTTCGTCGGTTTCTGCACTTCTTCCACGCGCTTCTGGACCTGGCGTCTAAATTCCAAAGTCATTTCCTTCAGGTCGTTAAAGCAATCCTCGTCCACGCCCACCATCAAGGAGGAAATATTACGTTGTTCGGGTTCAATAGTAGCTAAAGCATTCTGCGCCAAAGCCAACAGCTGGTTCTGATAGCTGCGAATTGCTGTCACTTTTGTAGCACCCGAACTTGTAAAGTTTGTAAGTCCCACTGCAAAACGTTCGGAAGCAATGGGCGTAATCAGTTTCAGTTCCTTCAGGACGCGGATGGCTTCTTCCACCTGCTCCTTGGAAACCGCCGGCGTAATCTGTTTGACCAGCTGGGACACCACTGCGGAACCATTATTCATCTCGATCAGGTTACGCACAACGGGAATCCACCACTTACCCAAAAACAGCAGCTCGTTGGTGTTGAGCTGACGCATTTTCACGTCCTTCAGGGACATGGCCATCTTATAAAGCTTGTCTTTTTTGGCTGGGGACTTGGTCTTGGAGGCGGCCACCAAAATCTCGAACAGTTCGCCACTGCGGCCCTTCAGATCCAGCAAGTCCTTTACCAGGGGAATACTGCGATTGGGCAGATGGAGTTCCTTGTTCAAAACACGGAACATCTGGCTGGTTTCCAGTCCCAGTTTCTGTCCCATCATCTTGTAGGAATACAGAGGCAACTCCAGCTTGCGCTGAGCAAAGTAATTCTTGAGCAGATCTCTGTAATCGCCAATTTCGTCAATATTCAACATAGGTCCTTCTTAATTCTACATAATTATCCATTAATAAGATAGACTGAAAACGACAAAAATCCATCCCTAGGGCCAAAACCACTTTTGCAAAAATTGCAAAGCTAATTGTTCCGTCTGTATTGTTTGAGAACCTCCAGGAACCTACATTTAAGACATACCAAAAAACCACACCACAAAGGGCCTCGGGGAAATACTCCGAGGCACTTTTGTTATTATCTTTACCCCACAATGATGCAAGACGAAAAGTACATTCTGGTGGATAGCGAGGAGACACTAGCCAACCTGCTCTTGGACCTGGAGAATTATGACATGGCTGCCGTGGATACGGAAGCCGACTCCATGTACCATTATACGGCTCGCCTTTGCCTAATCCAGATTACCATCGGGGATCACCATTACATTGTGGACCCGCTGTGTGGACTGGATTTGCAACCTTTATTCAAGGCCCGCGCCATGCAGACCTTGATTTTCCACGGCGCCGATTACGACCTGAGACTTCTGTGGCAGACCTACGGTTTTGCCCCCGCCCACATTTTCGATACCATGCTTGCAGCAAAGGTATTGGGCGAACAGCACTTGGGCCTTGCAGACCTAGTACGTGAATATTTTGGCGATGAACTGAAGAAGGAAAACCAGCGCGCAGACTGGACCATCCGTCCCCTGCCTCTGGAAATGTGCGAATACGCCATTCATGACACCTTCTATCTCCACGAACTGTGCGCCATCCTGGTGGAAAAGCTCCAGGCCGCCGGTCGCCTGAACTGGCTTACCGAACAATGCGACGCCCTGATCGAGCACGCCAAGAACCCGGCCCCTCCCAAGAAGGACCCCTGGCGCATTACCGGCAGTAACGTTTTCAGCCCCAGCGGTCTTAATATCCTAAAATATCTGTGGGAATGGCGCGAAAAACAGGCCGAAGAATTGGACCGCCCGCCCTATAAGGTGATGCCCGCGGAACTAATGCTGGCCATCGTGCGACACGCTCTCCAGATTATGCCGGAAGTCAAGCTGGATCACCTGCCCAAGCTTCCCCGTAATTTTAAGGAAGAACGCCTGGATTCCTTCGTGAATATGCTGCAGACCGCCTTTGCCGTTCCCGAAAGCGAATGGCCCGAGCGCCTGCCCAAGGCCCCTCCCCCGCCTGTGGTCCCCAATTCCGACCTGCTGTCCGTCCTCAAGCAGTGGCGCGACGACAAGGCTGCCCAGCTGGGTGTGGAAGTTTCACTTCTCGCCAATAAGGCTCAGCTCATCTGGCTTGCCGCCCCCGGTAACATGCCTTGGGAAGCCCGCTACGAGGAAGCCCGCCTGCAGAACTGGCAACGCACCATCTGGAACGAAATTCTAAGGGAAAACCTCCCCAACGCCAAGCGCGTAGGAGACCCGGACTAAACTTTTAACCGCCGGCTCCTCCGGACGCTGGCATTCGCCTATGGAATACGTAATACTTATCGCATTATTCCTGCTGGTCGTGGGTTCACGATCCTTTTTCGACCCGCGCCATAAAAAACGCGAAGGGGACGAGCTGATCAACAACCCCTGGGAAGAAATTCACGCCATACCTGGGTACAAGGAATCCCGTAAGATTGCGGCATTTTACCCGCTAGTTGGCGAGCCCAACATCATGCCCATTGTGGAACAGCTATGCCAGGAAGGCCGCCTGTTGCTCCCTCGCGTCACCGGCGAAACCACCATGGAGTTTTACTGTATACAGAATTTGAAAAAGGACCTGGCCCCGGGCAAGTTCGGCATTATGGAACCCCGAGCCGACCTGGAACCCTACACCGGCGAGTTTACCGTATTTTTAGTCCCCGGTACCAAGTTCAACTTTACTGGGGAACGCAAAGGACACGGCAAGGGTTATTATGACCGTTACTTGGCCAAGTTCCCCAACGCATTTAAGGCAGGCATCGCCACTCCTTTCCAGATGGAAAAGGAACCCCTGGAACAGAAGGAAACCGACGTGAAGATGAACCAGATCATCGTCTGCCGCGCGAAAGATTAACAAGACGTCATCCAGAATCCCTTCCCTACGTCATCCTGAGCGTAGCGAAGGATTCAGTGACGAAAAAAAGAGGTATAAAATGGCTTTTGACAATAACAGAGGTTTTGGTCGCAGACCCCAGCCCAAGTTCCGCGTCCGCGAAGACAACGAATTCCGCCCCCAGAATCGAGAAAACTCTGAAGGCGAACGCCGCGAATTTAAACCTCGTGAAGGTTTTAGCGGAGAACGTCGCGAAGGATTCCGCCCCAAGCCGCGCTTTGAACAAAAACCTCAGGACACCTCTCGTGCCATCCAGGACGGTATCGTCCCCGCAGTAGGTGACGCCGATGCAGCACCTCAGGTAGCCGTAGGCGGCATCAAGGAAGTCACAGAACTTCTCACCAAGAGCCCCATGCAGGTTCACCGCGTGCTGTTCATGCACCAGTCTGGAAACCCCAAGCTGTACGAACTGCAGAAGCTGGCCAAGCGCGCCCACGTTCATGTCCAGCAGGTGGACTCCAAGATCTTGAACAGCTACGCCACTCCCAACCACGGTGTGGTGGCCCTCATGAACGAAAAGGAACTGCTGGTCTGGGAAGACGTTCGTGAAGAATTCTTCACCGCCGTAGACAAGGGTGAACGTAAGCTTATCGCAGTTGCAACCAACATCGAAGACCCCCGCAATTTGGGCGCCTGCATCCGTAGCTCTCTGGCTCTGGGCGTAGACATCTTGCTGCTTCCCGCCAAGGGCATGTGTGGCATTACCCCCAGCGTGGCACGTACCTCTGCCGGCGCTCTCGAGAAAATGCGCATTTGCCGCCCCAACAATCTTGAAGCTGCTGTAGGCGAACTGAAGATGGCTGGCTACCAGATTCTCGGTCTGGACGCAGACACCGAAACCAACCTGGCAGATTTCAAGTTCAGCGATCAGGCTGTCATCGCCGTAGGTGGCGAAGACGTAGGCCTCCCGCC contains:
- a CDS encoding carboxypeptidase-like regulatory domain-containing protein, yielding MVLKRLGLLTAAFAIGLTACSETETAGVSTVETENAYVIQVVDEGGAPVSNASAVLRVAGYLPDFGALKKADRQTAALVAKTFTSDSAGYIHIDELFEDSLTLEVLNGNRGAFVEILAESIQKGDSAELTLNRLGMMSGKIDLPAGEKFAWVRIYGTDRVVQTDSDGNYAIEGLAPADYRVQLLVADSETVEVVTVKSEQPASSSSIKEPESSSSALGYLNVLDFEDGLGSVYLKPTDTTVTMSPVEDSAALAIVDAGAGREGKAFHWTTSAKTGHWSFMGVWMCSSSNPCDFSAIDSIEYYVRGTGSYSFNLESIISGNAGKAVFLDTLNGSDEWERVVIRASDFMEGDSTYGNVGWDGVINHVTNIAVPAYYDADIWIDDIKFYGVNRDN
- a CDS encoding HRDC domain-containing protein, translated to MMQDEKYILVDSEETLANLLLDLENYDMAAVDTEADSMYHYTARLCLIQITIGDHHYIVDPLCGLDLQPLFKARAMQTLIFHGADYDLRLLWQTYGFAPAHIFDTMLAAKVLGEQHLGLADLVREYFGDELKKENQRADWTIRPLPLEMCEYAIHDTFYLHELCAILVEKLQAAGRLNWLTEQCDALIEHAKNPAPPKKDPWRITGSNVFSPSGLNILKYLWEWREKQAEELDRPPYKVMPAELMLAIVRHALQIMPEVKLDHLPKLPRNFKEERLDSFVNMLQTAFAVPESEWPERLPKAPPPPVVPNSDLLSVLKQWRDDKAAQLGVEVSLLANKAQLIWLAAPGNMPWEARYEEARLQNWQRTIWNEILRENLPNAKRVGDPD
- a CDS encoding RNA methyltransferase — protein: MAFDNNRGFGRRPQPKFRVREDNEFRPQNRENSEGERREFKPREGFSGERREGFRPKPRFEQKPQDTSRAIQDGIVPAVGDADAAPQVAVGGIKEVTELLTKSPMQVHRVLFMHQSGNPKLYELQKLAKRAHVHVQQVDSKILNSYATPNHGVVALMNEKELLVWEDVREEFFTAVDKGERKLIAVATNIEDPRNLGACIRSSLALGVDILLLPAKGMCGITPSVARTSAGALEKMRICRPNNLEAAVGELKMAGYQILGLDADTETNLADFKFSDQAVIAVGGEDVGLPPFIKKQCNAILRIPMMPEAHSYNASVALSLGLYEYARLRIK
- a CDS encoding 5-formyltetrahydrofolate cyclo-ligase gives rise to the protein MEYVILIALFLLVVGSRSFFDPRHKKREGDELINNPWEEIHAIPGYKESRKIAAFYPLVGEPNIMPIVEQLCQEGRLLLPRVTGETTMEFYCIQNLKKDLAPGKFGIMEPRADLEPYTGEFTVFLVPGTKFNFTGERKGHGKGYYDRYLAKFPNAFKAGIATPFQMEKEPLEQKETDVKMNQIIVCRAKD
- a CDS encoding DUF4423 domain-containing protein, translated to MLNIDEIGDYRDLLKNYFAQRKLELPLYSYKMMGQKLGLETSQMFRVLNKELHLPNRSIPLVKDLLDLKGRSGELFEILVAASKTKSPAKKDKLYKMAMSLKDVKMRQLNTNELLFLGKWWIPVVRNLIEMNNGSAVVSQLVKQITPAVSKEQVEEAIRVLKELKLITPIASERFAVGLTNFTSSGATKVTAIRSYQNQLLALAQNALATIEPEQRNISSLMVGVDEDCFNDLKEMTLEFRRQVQKRVEEVQKPTKVMQFLFSLFPVADTARIEKKTAGKANLEVGKVTGKAVAEGGKKK